In Quercus robur chromosome 11, dhQueRobu3.1, whole genome shotgun sequence, the following proteins share a genomic window:
- the LOC126705349 gene encoding coatomer subunit delta-like, producing the protein MVVLAASIVGKSGKVLVSRQFVDMSRIRIEGLLAAFPKLVGTGKQHTYIETENVRYVYQPIEALYLLLVTNKQSNILEDLETLRMLSKLVPEYSYSLDEEGICKTAFELIFAFDEVISLGHKENVTVAQVKQYCEMESHEEKLHKLVLQSKINETKDVMKRKASEIDKSKIEKGRGDKGGFMSLQSMGSGRIENNFSDMSISGGGGGGFGSGSGFGLSTDIESFSTKSKGRPPSSATAPPKGFGMQLGKSQKTNQFLESLKAEGEVILEDVQPKASQSRSAAPPLTDPITLTVEEKLNVTLKRDGGVSNFDVQGTLGLQILNQEDGHIQVQIETGGNPGILFKTHPNMNKELFSNENILGLKDPNRPFPTGQSGDAGGVGLLKWRMQTTDESIVPLTINCWPSVSGNETYVSIEYEASSVFDLRNVVISVPLPALREAPNVRQVDGEWRYDSRNSILEWSVLLIDDSNRSGSMEFVVPPADSSVFFPISVQFSATNTFSDLKVLNVIPIKGGAPPKFAQRTQLITDNYQVV; encoded by the exons ATG GTTGTTCTCGCTGCTTCCATTGTAGGCAAGTCTGGTAAAG tGCTGGTTTCTAGGCAGTTTGTGGATATGTCTCGTATTAGAATTGAGGGCCTTCTTGCAGCTTTTCCCAAGTTGGTAGGAACAGGAAAACAGCATACATATATTGAGACAGAAAATGTGCGCTATGTGTACCAGCCCATCGAGGCTTTGTACTTGCTGCTTGTGACAAACAAACAGAGCAACATCCTTGAAGACTTGGAGACTTTGAGGATGCTCTCTAAGCTT gtACCTGAATATTCTTATTCTCTAGATGAAGAGGGTATATGCAAGACAGCTTTTGAGCTGATTTTTGCTTTTGATGAAGTCATCTCTCTTGGGCACAAGGAAAATGTAACTGTTGCACAGGTTAAGCAGTACTGTGAGATGGAGAGTCATGAAGAGAAGTTGCACAAGCTGGTATTGCAGAGCAAGATTAATGAAACTAAGGATGTTATGAAGCGCAAAGCCAGTGAGATTGACAAAAGCAAG ATTGAGAAGGGCAGAGGTGATAAGGGAGGGTTTATGTCTTTACAGTCGATGGGCTCTGGAAGGATTGAGAATAACTTTAGTGATATGAGCATAtctggcggtggtggtggtggttttggaaGTGGTTCTGGGTTTGGATTGAGCACTGATATCGAATCCTTTTCTACCAAGTCAAAAG GCCGTCCACCTTCATCAGCAACTGCTCCTCCAAAAGGTTTTGGCATGCAGCTTGGTAAATCTCAAAAGACAAACCAGTTCTTGGAATCTTTGAAAGCAGAAGGTGAAGTCATTCTTGAGGATGTGCAGCCGAAAGCTAGTCAGTCCAGATCAGCTGCTCCACCACTAACTGATCCCATCACTTTGACTGTTGAGGAGAAACTCAATGTGACACTGAAACGAGATGGTGGAGTCAGTAACTTTGATGTGCAGGGAACATTGGGACTCCAAATTCTTAACCAAGAAGATGGGCATATCCAAGTTCAG ATTGAAACTGGTGGGAATCCAGGCATCCTTTTCAAAACGCATCCTAATATGAACAAAGAATTATTTtccaatgaaaatattttaggccTTAAGGACCCCAATAGGCCTTTCCCCACTGGTCAGAGTGGTGATGCAGGAGGTGTTGGTCTTTTGAAGTGGAGAATGCAAACCACAGATGAGTCGATTGTGCCATTGACGA TCAACTGCTGGCCCTCTGTTTCTGGAAATGAAACTTATGTCAGCATTGAATATGAAGCTTCATCAGTGTTTGATCTGCGAAACGTTGTGATCTCGGTACCTCTTCCAGCTCTTCGAGAGGCACCTAATGTCAGACAGGTTGATGGTGAATGGAG GTATGACTCAAGAAATTCCATTTTGGAATGGTCTGTTCTTCTTATTGATGACTCAAACCGCAG TGGATCGATGGAATTTGTCGTTCCCCCAGCAGATTCATCTGTGTTTTTCCCCATTTCTGTGCAATTCTCAGCTACAAATACATTCAGTGACCTGAAG GTTTTGAATGTCATCCCCATCAAGGGTGGAGCCCCTCCCAAGTTTGCTCAAAGAACACAGTTGATTACAGACAATTACCAAGTGGTGTGA
- the LOC126705556 gene encoding uncharacterized protein LOC126705556 yields the protein MAMRKFYSEIKGLKVKEVPEHVKPMLSTNYLKNAFQRWLDNYHAKYIQTSSVEPLFHVCYGGMIFSYLVALPEERRHLKHQEHAKEHGGH from the coding sequence ATGGCAATGAGGAAATTCTACAGCGAGATCAAGGGCCTGAAGGTGAAGGAGGTGCCTGAACATGTGAAGCCGATGCTTTCCACCAACTATTTGAAGAATGCATTTCAGAGATGGCTGGACAACTACCATGCCAAGTACATTCAAACCAGCTCCGTTGAGCCGCTCTTCCATGTCTGCTATGGTGGAATGATCTTTTCCTACCTGGTTGCACTCCCTGAGGAACGCCGCCACCTTAAGCACCAGGAGCATGCCAAGGAGCATGGAGGGCACTGA